A genome region from Scomber japonicus isolate fScoJap1 chromosome 15, fScoJap1.pri, whole genome shotgun sequence includes the following:
- the LOC128374242 gene encoding fatty acid-binding protein, liver-like translates to MDFNGTWKVYSEENLDEFLKVVGAPEMVVMMRKEVKPVIVIEQKGKDFTYTMKTPICTKVHSFSIGKESEMTTLDGRKFKCIVREEGGKLIAETDKFTSVREIQGEDMIETLTAGSVTFTSKSKRV, encoded by the exons ATGGACTTCAACGGTACCTGGAAAGTTTATTCTGAGGAAAATCTTGATGAGTTCCTGAAAGTAGTCG GTGCTCCTGAAATGGTTGTCATGATGCGTAAGGAAGTCAAACCTGTGATAGTGATAGAGCAGAAGGGCAAAGACTTCACCTACACAATGAAGACTCCCATCTGCACAAAAGTCCACTCGTTTAGCATCGGAAAAGAGTCTGAAATGACCACTCTGGATGGCAGGAAGTTTAAG TGCATCGTCagagaggaaggtgggaagCTGATTGCTGAGACTGACAAGTTCACCTCTGTCCGAGAAATCCAAGGAGAGGACATGATTGAG ACTCTCACTGCTGGCtctgtaactttcaccagcaaaaGTAAACGAGTCTAA